A single window of Rhizobium sp. NLR16a DNA harbors:
- a CDS encoding DMT family transporter yields MKTKATVANAGNLIMTGVVLMLLGDLLFALNDAMGKWLVTSFAVGQVLVIRSVGAFILLGPMILRQGPMALFRVEQKGLQFMRVVMATGDVALFYAAVAYLPLADVMTFYMAGPIYIAALSHFFLGEKIGWRRWLAVLVGFAGVVIALRPSTAMLSLPSLFGLAGSLAFALSLVMSRYLRSTSDTTLVTWQTVAALATGIALSIGHWQPATPIDWSGMLLLGIVATCAHLLITRSLKLAPASLLAPLQYTLLLWAIVLGYIFFNDIPDMQIVVGAAIIVFAGLFIFHRKNLKETVPAEAVPPDGH; encoded by the coding sequence ATGAAGACGAAGGCGACCGTCGCCAATGCCGGAAACCTGATCATGACGGGCGTCGTGCTGATGCTTCTCGGCGATCTGCTGTTTGCGTTGAACGATGCGATGGGCAAGTGGCTGGTGACGAGCTTTGCCGTCGGTCAGGTGTTGGTGATCCGTTCGGTCGGCGCTTTCATCCTGCTCGGGCCGATGATCCTGCGGCAGGGACCGATGGCGCTCTTCCGCGTCGAGCAGAAGGGCTTGCAGTTCATGCGGGTCGTCATGGCGACCGGCGATGTCGCACTGTTCTACGCCGCCGTCGCCTATCTGCCGCTCGCCGATGTCATGACCTTCTACATGGCCGGACCGATCTACATTGCGGCGCTCTCGCATTTCTTTCTCGGGGAAAAGATCGGCTGGCGCCGCTGGCTCGCCGTTCTGGTCGGTTTTGCCGGCGTCGTCATCGCGTTGCGTCCGTCGACGGCAATGCTGTCGCTTCCCTCCCTCTTCGGCCTCGCTGGCAGTTTGGCCTTTGCCCTATCGTTGGTGATGAGCCGCTATCTCCGCTCGACCAGCGACACCACGCTCGTGACATGGCAGACGGTTGCGGCGCTCGCCACCGGCATCGCACTCAGCATAGGCCACTGGCAGCCGGCAACACCCATCGACTGGTCAGGCATGCTGCTGCTCGGCATCGTCGCCACCTGCGCGCATCTGCTGATCACCCGCTCGCTGAAGCTCGCGCCAGCATCGCTGCTGGCGCCGCTGCAATATACGCTGCTGCTCTGGGCAATCGTGCTGGGCTATATCTTCTTCAACGATATTCCCGATATGCAGATCGTCGTCGGCGCCGCAATCATCGTCTTTGCCGGCCTGTTCATCTTCCACCGGAAGAACCTGAAGGAGACGGTGCCGGCGGAGGCCGTCCCCCCCGACGGCCATTGA
- a CDS encoding dihydrodipicolinate synthase family protein, which yields MSIAIMRKALRGVSGVPVTAYDAGGEVEPRITAKVYARVAAAGIHNIVAAGNTGEFYALTPQEIRIVHEAAVSGVDSRAPVTAAIGRSLREATGMARDAAAIGASAVMSHQPVDPFAAPSAQIDYFCNLADASTLPLVAYVRAEGFSVAEIVRLANHGNIAGIKFATTDLMLLARAIPAADPKGALFVCGLAESWAPTFTAAGARGFTSGLVNVAPKLSLAVHEALEKGDFAAARAIVNKLEPFERMRTKFRNGANVTVVKEAVTYSGLDVGPVRVPGLPRLDAQDRDELHRLLRGWETEGDIQTDRQDVKTAG from the coding sequence ATGAGCATCGCGATCATGCGCAAGGCGCTTAGGGGCGTGTCGGGCGTTCCCGTCACGGCTTATGATGCCGGGGGCGAAGTCGAGCCCCGGATTACCGCGAAGGTCTATGCGCGGGTGGCCGCGGCCGGCATTCACAACATCGTCGCGGCCGGCAATACCGGAGAATTTTATGCCCTGACGCCGCAAGAGATCCGGATCGTCCACGAGGCGGCGGTATCGGGTGTGGATAGCCGGGCGCCGGTGACGGCGGCGATCGGCCGGTCGCTGCGCGAAGCGACCGGCATGGCCAGGGATGCGGCCGCGATCGGCGCCTCCGCGGTCATGTCGCATCAGCCGGTCGATCCCTTCGCGGCGCCGTCGGCCCAGATCGATTATTTCTGCAATCTCGCCGATGCATCCACTCTGCCGCTCGTCGCTTACGTCAGGGCCGAGGGTTTCAGCGTCGCCGAGATCGTCCGCCTCGCCAATCACGGCAATATTGCCGGCATCAAGTTCGCCACGACAGATCTGATGCTGCTGGCGCGGGCGATCCCCGCCGCCGATCCCAAAGGCGCGTTGTTCGTGTGCGGCCTGGCGGAGAGCTGGGCGCCGACATTCACCGCGGCCGGCGCGCGCGGCTTCACCTCGGGCCTCGTCAACGTCGCGCCGAAGCTGTCGCTCGCCGTCCATGAAGCGCTTGAGAAAGGCGACTTCGCCGCGGCGAGAGCAATCGTCAACAAGCTCGAACCCTTCGAGCGGATGCGCACCAAGTTCCGCAACGGCGCGAACGTCACCGTCGTCAAAGAGGCCGTCACCTATTCCGGCCTCGATGTCGGCCCGGTACGCGTGCCAGGATTGCCGCGGCTCGACGCGCAGGATCGCGACGAGCTGCATCGGCTGCTTCGAGGCTGGGAGACCGAGGGCGATATCCAAACGGACCGGCAGGACGTGAAGACGGCCGGCTAA
- a CDS encoding endonuclease/exonuclease/phosphatase family protein translates to MPDRSIKLLTYNVHSCIGNDRKLDPGRIASVIAEAEADIVALQEVDVLRRRTGGVDQAHAIASLLKMQAHFHPALSIAEEQYGDAIITALPTGAVKAGPLPSIGEARGALSVEILLGDRKLLVVNTHLGLRGRERIRQMTTLLNSGWLRGPSDEPVPSILCGDFNAIPSSATYRLAARSLTDAQLAGSDAPRATFPSRYPLMRLDHIFVTEDLVVQRAIVLQSRLTRVASDHLPLLAEISFA, encoded by the coding sequence ATGCCGGATAGATCGATCAAACTCCTAACTTATAACGTTCACAGCTGCATCGGCAACGACCGGAAGCTCGACCCCGGGCGGATCGCTTCGGTCATCGCCGAGGCTGAAGCCGACATTGTCGCCCTGCAGGAGGTCGACGTCCTCAGGCGCAGGACCGGCGGCGTCGACCAGGCCCATGCAATCGCTTCCCTTCTAAAGATGCAGGCTCATTTTCACCCTGCGCTGTCGATTGCCGAGGAGCAATATGGCGATGCAATCATCACCGCGTTGCCAACCGGCGCGGTCAAGGCCGGTCCGCTGCCCTCCATCGGCGAAGCGAGGGGCGCGTTGTCCGTCGAAATATTGCTCGGCGACAGGAAGTTGCTCGTTGTCAATACTCATCTCGGCCTTCGAGGGCGCGAGCGCATTCGGCAGATGACGACGCTCTTGAATTCCGGCTGGCTGCGCGGTCCGTCGGACGAACCGGTTCCAAGCATTCTCTGCGGCGATTTCAACGCCATTCCGTCATCGGCGACTTACCGGCTTGCCGCGCGCTCATTGACCGACGCCCAGCTCGCAGGCAGCGATGCGCCGAGAGCGACCTTCCCCTCCCGCTATCCGCTGATGCGTCTCGACCACATCTTCGTCACCGAAGACCTGGTCGTCCAACGGGCAATAGTGCTCCAAAGCCGGCTGACGAGGGTCGCCTCCGACCACCTCCCTCTTCTTGCAGAAATCAGTTTCGCCTGA
- a CDS encoding lysylphosphatidylglycerol synthase domain-containing protein: MNLKTIIWNGLLVAALCVAGFLLYRIFRQYSLEQIVQSVRGIPFATFATALLFAAASYLCLSCFDLLAIRSLGKSLSYRRVLLASFISLSLGHNIGFAGLSSGAFRYRYYSRWGLTTEDVAKIILFCGVTVGLGLITLGGLALIVNPADAARLLRLDAASTRVFGLLALTVPAVYAGLAFFIRGKLRLWRWSFQLPRFPIAVAQVGVGTINFMLVSACLHQMLATFGDVAFFRSVTAYVLANSAILATHVPGGLGVLEATVSYAVPQQASIGALIAFRCAYFFIPLTLGTTLLLISEFIFRRSRSAGEQAEERAEAQSV, translated from the coding sequence ATGAATCTGAAAACCATAATCTGGAATGGACTGCTCGTTGCCGCCCTTTGCGTCGCGGGCTTTCTTCTCTATCGGATTTTCCGCCAGTACAGCCTGGAGCAGATCGTCCAATCGGTCCGCGGCATACCGTTTGCGACCTTCGCCACCGCGTTGCTCTTCGCGGCGGCATCGTATCTATGCCTCAGCTGTTTCGACTTGCTGGCGATCCGTTCCCTTGGCAAATCCCTGTCTTACCGGAGGGTCTTGCTCGCCTCATTCATCAGCCTTTCGCTCGGTCACAATATTGGCTTTGCAGGTCTGAGTAGCGGCGCCTTCCGCTATCGTTATTATTCCCGCTGGGGACTGACGACGGAGGACGTGGCGAAGATCATCCTGTTCTGCGGTGTCACAGTGGGGCTCGGCCTCATCACGCTCGGCGGCCTTGCCCTGATCGTCAATCCCGCTGACGCGGCACGTCTGCTGCGTCTCGATGCGGCAAGCACCCGGGTGTTCGGGCTGCTGGCTCTGACCGTGCCGGCCGTCTACGCGGGGTTGGCGTTCTTCATCCGCGGCAAGCTGCGGCTGTGGCGGTGGTCGTTTCAACTGCCGCGCTTTCCGATCGCGGTGGCGCAGGTAGGCGTTGGGACGATCAACTTCATGCTGGTGTCCGCCTGCCTGCACCAGATGCTCGCGACCTTCGGCGACGTTGCCTTCTTCCGCTCCGTCACGGCTTACGTGCTCGCCAATTCGGCGATCCTGGCAACCCATGTCCCCGGCGGCCTCGGCGTGCTGGAGGCGACCGTCTCCTACGCCGTGCCGCAGCAGGCCTCGATCGGCGCGCTGATCGCTTTCCGCTGCGCTTATTTCTTCATCCCGCTGACGCTGGGCACGACACTTCTCCTCATCAGCGAATTCATCTTCCGGCGGTCACGCAGTGCGGGCGAACAGGCGGAGGAGCGCGCCGAGGCCCAGTCGGTGTAG
- a CDS encoding methyl-accepting chemotaxis protein: MLGRLLSRVRIQTQVMLFIIPFILSIMAVGATGFYASSLLQGRMDISNSVLQSLSGFRNLSAAMAEFLANATQENREAVNARLADQRSLLKSGIERLSADHSGQQELEQVLSSIDRIAARMDLLWQLQESRAALLTDLQKAQSVVVSSQTDIVEGTKALQRTADLQEDESRNTLADAQRISDFASFAQLLNDKAQAAGTIARPDMEQLARQQRIVGMALGGEAPDAKKAIDDAVASLKPLVETSGQTDERAAALSDKTGQIVGSLPELRVVATRRLKAVTDKAAETAKMVERAKTSQRDGQKLTTSAYVIQIVLAKLALAPTDANLQRLSQEITAVRKGLDMLVSNAGGVRQFDNLKPKLLPALDKMQKSAADLVRISAQRQDEFRAAAADVDRMWSQLTAFAEMQRQNAADERDDANSMSLGTTILGVVIAILAGIGLTVTLKGPINQITSAMRRLADGRLETSIVGESRADEIGDMARALGVFKNNAIAKVEIEERSEIERTRAEEERHRNDEEKRAVEQQIDFAVTALAEGLGRLARGDISQTIATPFFGRLEQLRNDFNSSLLRLQETIDQIRTNTRMIEGNAGQMDLSASNLAKRTEQQAVGLEEIAAAIEEITTTVRSSAACADDAREIITDTKKTADSSSEVVASAIEAMSKIEAASNEIVQIIGVIDDIAFQTNLLALNAGIEAARAGEAGKGFAVVAQEVRDLAQRSAEAGQRIKQLIGRSRAEITNGARVVRETSEVLESISAKVVTASEQMDVIARSSREQYNALHEVNSSVNRMDQMTQQNAAMVEETSAATKELADETRTLLQLIDQFQLDQTEARRVAAA; encoded by the coding sequence ATGCTGGGAAGGCTGTTATCGCGGGTTCGCATCCAGACGCAGGTGATGCTGTTCATCATTCCGTTCATCTTGAGCATCATGGCCGTGGGCGCGACGGGTTTTTATGCATCGAGTCTGCTTCAGGGGCGGATGGATATTTCCAACTCCGTCCTGCAATCCTTGAGCGGCTTTCGCAATCTGTCGGCGGCAATGGCCGAGTTCCTCGCCAATGCCACGCAGGAAAACCGGGAGGCCGTCAACGCCAGGCTTGCCGACCAGCGCAGCCTTTTGAAATCCGGCATCGAGCGGCTCAGCGCAGATCATAGTGGTCAGCAGGAACTGGAGCAGGTGCTCTCTTCCATTGACCGAATTGCAGCCCGCATGGATTTGCTGTGGCAGCTTCAGGAGAGCAGGGCAGCGCTGCTCACCGATCTTCAGAAAGCCCAGAGCGTCGTCGTATCGTCTCAGACAGATATTGTCGAAGGGACCAAGGCTCTCCAGCGTACCGCCGACCTGCAGGAAGATGAATCCCGCAACACCCTCGCCGACGCACAGCGTATTTCGGACTTCGCGTCCTTCGCCCAATTGCTGAACGACAAGGCCCAGGCCGCAGGCACGATTGCCAGGCCGGATATGGAGCAACTCGCCCGGCAGCAGCGCATCGTGGGAATGGCCCTTGGCGGCGAAGCGCCGGATGCCAAAAAGGCGATCGACGACGCCGTCGCTTCCCTGAAGCCGCTCGTCGAAACCTCTGGCCAGACCGATGAACGCGCAGCCGCGCTTAGCGATAAAACTGGCCAGATCGTCGGCAGCCTGCCCGAATTGCGGGTGGTCGCCACACGGCGGCTGAAGGCCGTGACCGACAAGGCGGCCGAGACAGCCAAAATGGTCGAGCGCGCCAAGACCAGTCAGAGAGATGGTCAGAAGCTGACGACCTCGGCTTACGTGATCCAGATCGTCCTGGCGAAGCTGGCGCTGGCCCCGACGGACGCCAATCTCCAGCGGCTTTCGCAGGAGATCACCGCCGTCAGAAAAGGTCTGGACATGCTGGTTTCCAATGCCGGCGGCGTTAGACAATTCGACAATCTCAAACCGAAGCTTCTGCCGGCGCTGGACAAGATGCAGAAATCCGCTGCCGACCTCGTCCGCATCAGCGCGCAGCGCCAGGACGAATTCCGTGCCGCCGCCGCCGATGTGGATCGGATGTGGTCCCAGCTGACGGCTTTCGCCGAAATGCAGCGGCAGAACGCGGCCGACGAACGCGATGACGCCAACTCCATGTCGCTTGGAACAACGATCCTCGGCGTGGTGATCGCAATTCTAGCCGGCATCGGTCTGACTGTGACGCTTAAAGGGCCGATCAATCAGATCACCTCGGCAATGCGGCGACTGGCGGACGGCAGGCTGGAAACGTCGATCGTCGGCGAAAGTCGCGCCGATGAAATCGGCGACATGGCTCGTGCGCTTGGTGTCTTCAAGAACAATGCGATCGCCAAGGTCGAGATTGAGGAGCGCAGCGAGATCGAACGGACGAGGGCCGAGGAGGAAAGGCACCGTAATGATGAGGAGAAACGCGCTGTCGAGCAGCAGATCGATTTTGCTGTGACGGCACTGGCCGAGGGGCTCGGGCGCCTGGCGCGAGGCGACATCTCCCAGACGATCGCGACGCCTTTCTTCGGCCGGCTGGAGCAACTTCGTAACGATTTCAATTCGTCGCTGCTTCGTCTGCAGGAAACGATTGACCAGATTCGCACCAACACGCGGATGATCGAGGGCAATGCCGGTCAGATGGATCTGTCCGCCAGCAACCTCGCGAAGCGCACGGAACAGCAGGCCGTAGGGCTCGAAGAGATCGCCGCCGCCATCGAGGAGATTACAACGACGGTTCGCTCATCAGCGGCCTGCGCCGACGATGCCCGTGAGATTATCACGGATACCAAGAAGACCGCCGATTCTTCATCCGAGGTGGTAGCCAGCGCCATCGAGGCGATGAGCAAGATAGAGGCGGCTTCCAACGAGATCGTGCAGATCATCGGCGTTATCGATGACATCGCCTTTCAGACGAACCTGCTCGCGCTCAATGCCGGCATCGAAGCGGCCCGCGCCGGCGAGGCCGGCAAAGGTTTTGCGGTCGTGGCCCAGGAAGTCCGCGATCTCGCCCAGCGCTCAGCGGAGGCCGGCCAACGGATCAAGCAACTCATCGGACGTTCGCGAGCCGAGATCACCAACGGCGCGCGGGTCGTTCGCGAAACGAGTGAGGTCCTTGAAAGCATTTCCGCAAAAGTGGTCACCGCATCCGAGCAGATGGATGTCATCGCCCGCTCGAGCCGGGAGCAGTACAACGCGCTGCACGAGGTCAATTCTTCCGTCAACAGGATGGACCAGATGACGCAGCAGAATGCCGCCATGGTCGAGGAAACCAGCGCGGCGACGAAGGAACTTGCCGATGAGACCAGAACGCTCCTGCAGCTGATCGACCAGTTCCAGCTGGATCAAACGGAGGCACGCCGGGTTGCCGCTGCATAG
- a CDS encoding DUF763 domain-containing protein — MSQRAGSADLPLHGGRVPHWLGDRMTRLGTLITEAIVHHYGRDEFLRRLAHPFWFQSFGAVMGMDWHSSGITTSVLGALKRGLKPRAGELGLHVCGGRGAHSRKTPQELVSIGERVGLDGEGLATTSRLIAKVDSAALQDGFDLYLHGFIVADDGHWVVVQQGMNGDRRQARRYHWLSEGLESFVDSPHAAIEGRSQGEIVNLADKRAERSRRGQLDLLATLGPDRIIREAAALMRAEEPAPEPAEQPMLPHLVMPTHHDVRESDVHMRRLHGNLAAAADRGPVDFQELLLVPGVGARTVKALAMVAEVVHGAPCRFSDPARFSIAHGGKDRHPFPVPLKVYDETIDVMKSAVRKGRLGREEELQALKRLDDQSRQMERYVTGPDLKEIIAGEFRQSADFGGRSVFGWEPPPGDED; from the coding sequence ATGTCACAGCGGGCAGGCAGCGCCGATCTTCCCCTTCACGGGGGACGTGTGCCGCATTGGCTCGGCGACAGGATGACCCGGTTGGGAACGCTGATCACCGAGGCGATCGTTCATCACTACGGCCGCGACGAATTTCTGCGCCGGCTTGCCCACCCTTTCTGGTTCCAGTCCTTCGGCGCGGTCATGGGCATGGATTGGCATTCCTCCGGCATTACGACAAGTGTTCTCGGTGCGTTGAAGCGCGGGCTGAAGCCGCGCGCCGGCGAGCTCGGCCTGCATGTCTGCGGCGGCCGAGGCGCGCATTCGCGCAAGACCCCGCAAGAGCTGGTCTCGATCGGCGAGCGCGTCGGCCTCGACGGGGAGGGGCTGGCGACGACGAGCCGGCTCATCGCCAAGGTCGACAGCGCCGCGCTGCAGGACGGCTTCGACCTTTATCTGCACGGCTTCATCGTCGCCGATGACGGTCATTGGGTGGTGGTGCAGCAGGGCATGAATGGCGACCGGCGGCAGGCCCGGCGTTATCACTGGCTCTCCGAAGGACTCGAAAGTTTCGTCGACTCGCCGCATGCGGCAATTGAAGGCAGAAGTCAGGGCGAAATTGTCAATCTCGCCGATAAACGCGCCGAGCGCTCACGGCGTGGTCAGCTCGACCTCTTGGCAACGCTCGGCCCCGACAGGATCATCCGTGAGGCGGCCGCGCTGATGCGTGCGGAGGAGCCGGCGCCCGAACCTGCCGAACAGCCGATGCTGCCGCATTTGGTCATGCCCACTCATCATGATGTCCGCGAGAGCGATGTCCACATGCGGCGCCTGCATGGAAATCTGGCGGCTGCGGCGGACCGCGGACCGGTGGACTTTCAGGAGTTGCTCCTCGTTCCAGGTGTCGGCGCCCGCACGGTGAAGGCGCTGGCGATGGTGGCGGAAGTGGTACACGGCGCGCCCTGCCGTTTTTCTGACCCGGCACGCTTCTCCATCGCCCACGGCGGCAAGGATCGACATCCCTTCCCGGTGCCGCTCAAGGTCTATGACGAAACGATCGACGTGATGAAATCGGCGGTGCGCAAGGGCAGGCTCGGGCGCGAGGAGGAACTGCAGGCGCTGAAGCGCCTGGACGATCAATCCCGGCAGATGGAACGCTATGTCACGGGTCCCGATCTCAAGGAGATCATCGCCGGCGAATTCCGCCAATCCGCCGATTTCGGCGGCCGCAGCGTCTTCGGCTGGGAGCCGCCGCCCGGGGATGAGGATTAG
- a CDS encoding SMP-30/gluconolactonase/LRE family protein: MTAPRIVEPKIRPVLQQPLTVGESPVWDEETGALWLVDILAPALVRLSAEGKADRFDMPSATGCLGLCRDGRIVVGLQTGVHLFDPVSRQLEFLCDPVGREMIGRLNDGKVGPDGHFWVGSISEAKPQMNDAALFRVGADGSTRTVATGLTSSNGLAWSPDGRRMYHSDSRQCFLQAFDFNPETGELGGGRRLRSFTEEQGRPDGATTDRDGFYWSAGVSAGRLNRISADGEIVEIYILPVAAPTMPCFGGPDLSTLYVTSLSSDRTGRLEAGTVIAFDVDAEGLPPFRFG; this comes from the coding sequence GTGACGGCACCCCGCATCGTTGAGCCGAAGATCCGTCCTGTCCTGCAGCAACCGCTGACGGTCGGTGAATCGCCGGTATGGGACGAGGAGACCGGCGCGCTCTGGCTCGTCGATATCCTGGCGCCGGCGCTCGTCCGGCTCTCGGCCGAAGGCAAAGCCGACCGCTTCGACATGCCTTCCGCGACCGGTTGCCTCGGACTATGCCGCGACGGCAGGATCGTTGTCGGACTCCAGACGGGCGTGCACCTCTTCGATCCCGTCTCCCGCCAGCTTGAATTTTTGTGCGATCCCGTGGGACGAGAGATGATCGGCCGCCTCAACGACGGCAAGGTCGGCCCCGATGGGCATTTCTGGGTCGGCTCGATCAGCGAGGCCAAGCCGCAGATGAATGACGCCGCGCTCTTCCGCGTCGGCGCCGACGGCAGCACGCGGACCGTCGCAACGGGGCTGACGAGTTCCAACGGCCTTGCCTGGTCGCCGGACGGCCGGCGGATGTATCACTCCGACAGCCGGCAGTGTTTTCTGCAAGCCTTCGATTTCAATCCCGAGACGGGCGAACTCGGCGGGGGACGCCGCCTTCGCAGTTTCACCGAAGAACAAGGCCGGCCGGACGGAGCGACCACCGATCGCGACGGTTTCTACTGGAGCGCCGGCGTCTCCGCCGGCCGCCTGAACAGAATATCGGCCGACGGCGAAATCGTTGAAATCTACATTCTGCCGGTCGCAGCACCGACAATGCCGTGTTTCGGAGGCCCTGATCTCAGCACCCTCTACGTCACGAGCCTGTCGAGCGACCGCACCGGACGTCTCGAGGCGGGGACGGTCATTGCCTTCGATGTCGATGCGGAGGGGCTGCCGCCCTTCCGGTTCGGCTGA
- a CDS encoding DUF4105 domain-containing protein codes for MVVLPFVLCFAGIAVWWTSIKPPVTADWAGDVARQVTGTVDGNILTLTNVRNFAWKTDGGFVEKWESRTYDLNKLRSLDLFMSYWSGPEMAHMILSFGFDDYQYLAWSIEVRRTAGGKFSPIGDLFKSNPLVIIAATESDVILVRSNIRGEDVQLFRMRVPPANAARLLLQYVSDANTLAEHPRFYNSLTTNCTTTAAKMMRAVGATFPFDWRLIVNGYLPEFAYDRKALDMKLPFEELKAAARITARAKGAAASEEFSKEIREGVPSPGD; via the coding sequence ATGGTTGTCCTTCCGTTCGTCCTATGTTTTGCAGGCATCGCCGTTTGGTGGACCTCAATAAAGCCGCCAGTGACGGCCGACTGGGCGGGAGACGTCGCCAGGCAGGTGACAGGCACGGTCGACGGCAACATCCTCACGCTGACCAATGTCAGAAATTTCGCCTGGAAAACGGATGGCGGTTTTGTGGAGAAATGGGAGTCGCGCACCTACGACCTGAACAAGCTCAGGAGCCTCGATTTGTTCATGTCCTATTGGTCAGGGCCTGAGATGGCGCACATGATCCTGAGTTTCGGGTTCGATGACTACCAATACCTGGCATGGTCGATCGAGGTGCGGAGGACGGCCGGGGGTAAATTCTCTCCGATCGGCGACCTCTTCAAAAGCAATCCCCTCGTCATTATCGCGGCCACCGAAAGCGACGTCATTCTTGTCCGATCCAACATACGCGGCGAGGACGTTCAGCTTTTTCGCATGCGCGTTCCGCCGGCCAATGCCGCTCGGCTTCTCCTGCAATATGTGAGCGATGCGAACACGCTCGCCGAACACCCGCGCTTCTACAACTCGCTCACCACCAACTGCACCACGACTGCCGCTAAAATGATGCGGGCCGTCGGCGCTACATTTCCGTTTGATTGGCGGCTGATCGTGAACGGTTACCTTCCGGAATTCGCCTATGACCGGAAAGCGCTCGATATGAAGCTGCCTTTTGAGGAATTGAAAGCGGCGGCGCGTATCACCGCACGGGCAAAGGGTGCCGCCGCCTCCGAGGAATTTTCGAAAGAGATCCGCGAGGGTGTGCCTTCACCGGGCGATTGA
- a CDS encoding phospholipase D-like domain-containing protein, which produces MTAFETISDQPYLSRTKAQHRGGEKEGSAAFRLQGRAEKAAFLINGNKYFAEVSRALRQARRNVWIIGWDFHPNIRLEPEKSDETLADLLHALAAENPELEIRILIWALGPIYSDKSIDLLRKKNFPKNARIDLRFDLQYALRGCHHQKLVCIDDAVAFIGGIDMTSRRWDTRRHHAKDKLRRDPDGAPYDPLHDVQAMVTGEAARLIGDIARRRWENATGEKHLPLAGSLSFAWPDDLSISLQDIPVGFALTEPETTWRTGIGDGIASTLEIIARARRQLYIEAQYLASFRVADAIAARLHEEDGPEVVVICTRSSHGLIEKLVMGSNRDRVIRRLKRADRANRLRVCYPVVPGPKVPGPETPGQSVQADSEVEVLIHSKLIIADDELVRIGSSNLNNRSEGLDSECDLLFEAETGEHRRAIAELYNRLLAEYLGAAPEAFAAAYAQRGSMIEAIDALNRGARGLREFAVELSGKVSPITGTAIVDPSRPFLLLHRLGLGALLRLFARTA; this is translated from the coding sequence ATGACCGCATTCGAAACCATTTCCGATCAACCCTACCTGAGCCGAACAAAAGCGCAACATCGGGGAGGCGAAAAAGAGGGGAGTGCGGCATTTCGGCTCCAGGGACGCGCGGAAAAAGCCGCCTTTCTAATCAACGGCAACAAATATTTTGCCGAAGTTTCAAGGGCGTTGCGGCAGGCCCGCCGCAATGTGTGGATTATCGGATGGGACTTCCATCCCAATATTCGATTGGAGCCCGAGAAGTCGGACGAAACCTTGGCGGACCTGCTGCATGCGCTGGCGGCGGAAAATCCCGAACTCGAAATACGCATTCTTATTTGGGCGCTCGGGCCGATCTACTCGGACAAATCGATAGATCTACTTCGGAAGAAGAATTTCCCCAAGAATGCCAGGATCGATCTGCGTTTCGATCTTCAGTACGCGTTGCGCGGCTGTCATCATCAGAAACTCGTCTGCATCGACGACGCGGTCGCCTTCATCGGCGGTATAGACATGACGTCGCGGCGGTGGGATACCAGGCGCCATCACGCCAAGGACAAGCTGCGGCGCGACCCCGACGGTGCCCCCTACGATCCGCTGCACGACGTGCAGGCGATGGTTACGGGCGAGGCCGCCCGGCTGATCGGCGATATCGCCAGGCGGCGCTGGGAAAACGCCACCGGCGAAAAGCATCTGCCACTTGCCGGCAGCCTGTCCTTCGCCTGGCCAGACGATCTCTCGATATCGCTGCAAGACATCCCGGTCGGTTTCGCCCTCACGGAGCCGGAAACCACCTGGCGCACCGGTATCGGCGACGGCATCGCATCGACCCTGGAGATCATCGCCCGAGCGCGGCGTCAACTCTATATCGAGGCGCAATATCTCGCCTCCTTCCGCGTCGCCGACGCCATTGCCGCACGGTTGCACGAGGAGGACGGGCCCGAGGTGGTCGTCATCTGCACGCGCAGTTCTCACGGGCTGATCGAAAAGCTCGTCATGGGCAGCAATCGCGACCGTGTCATCCGCCGCCTCAAACGCGCCGATCGCGCCAACCGCCTGCGGGTCTGTTACCCCGTCGTGCCCGGGCCGAAAGTGCCCGGGCCTGAGACGCCCGGGCAGTCGGTGCAGGCAGACAGCGAGGTTGAGGTGCTCATCCATTCGAAATTGATAATCGCCGACGACGAACTGGTCCGCATCGGCTCTTCCAATCTCAACAATCGCTCGGAAGGGCTTGATTCAGAATGCGATCTGCTGTTCGAGGCTGAAACCGGCGAGCATCGCCGCGCGATCGCGGAGCTGTACAATCGGCTTCTCGCGGAATATCTCGGAGCGGCTCCCGAGGCTTTCGCGGCTGCCTACGCGCAACGCGGTTCGATGATCGAGGCGATCGACGCGCTAAACCGGGGGGCTCGCGGCCTCAGGGAATTTGCCGTCGAACTGTCAGGCAAAGTCTCGCCGATCACAGGTACGGCGATCGTCGACCCCAGCCGGCCCTTTCTGCTCCTACACCGACTGGGCCTCGGCGCGCTCCTCCGCCTGTTCGCCCGCACTGCGTGA